The following are from one region of the Desmospora profundinema genome:
- a CDS encoding ABC transporter ATP-binding protein has product MGKTVLKVADLWVSFDTYRGDVQAVRGVSFDLNEGETLAIVGESGSGKSVLSKSLMRLVPQPGKIKKGEVWFDAKNLVTLPKRKMEKIRGSQISMILQDPMTSLNPTMSIGKQLTESLWLHHKIAGRKGKEKAVELLDRVGIPNPEMRIKLFPHQLSGGMRQRVVIAIALACNPKVLIADEPTTALDVTIQAQILDLLRDLQKRAGMSVVFITHDLGVVAHLADRVAVMYAGKMVEIGTVDEIFYSPKHPYTWGLLASMPRPGQSKDPLYSIPGSPPDLLQPPPGDAFAPRNEYALNIDFQMEPPLFPISDTHYAATWLLHERAPAIDPPDIVGKKSRERLQSRSCKKVAVKSKVPLLQVRNLKKHFKKGKQVIQAVDDISFEIYRGETLGLVGESGCGKSTVGRTLMRLYEKTSGQVLFDGDDVHGKKSEAWLGQFYRKVQMIFQDPYSSLNPRQTVADIVAEGLDIHGLSPDPDERMRKIYHLVETVGLSRDHVHRYPHEFSGGQRQRIGIARALAVEPELIIADEPISALDVSIQAQVVNLLKRLQEEKGLTYLFIAHDLSMVHYISDRIGVMYRGRLVELADSDELYRNPIHPYTQSLLSAIPLPDPATERNRKRTFFDERRYMAEAEKRAFREIDDGHWVMCTEKEYQEYVQKEALV; this is encoded by the coding sequence ATGGGAAAGACGGTTTTGAAAGTCGCGGACCTTTGGGTTTCATTTGACACGTATAGGGGAGATGTTCAGGCGGTTCGAGGGGTCTCATTTGATTTGAATGAAGGGGAAACGCTCGCGATCGTGGGGGAGTCCGGGTCGGGTAAATCCGTTTTGTCCAAGAGCCTGATGCGTTTGGTTCCTCAACCGGGCAAAATCAAAAAGGGGGAGGTTTGGTTTGATGCAAAGAATTTGGTGACTCTCCCAAAGCGAAAAATGGAAAAGATCCGGGGTTCACAGATTTCGATGATTCTTCAAGATCCGATGACCTCCTTAAATCCCACCATGTCGATTGGAAAACAACTGACGGAGAGTTTGTGGCTTCATCATAAAATCGCGGGAAGAAAGGGGAAGGAAAAAGCGGTTGAATTGTTGGACAGGGTTGGAATCCCAAATCCGGAAATGCGCATCAAGCTGTTTCCTCACCAGCTTTCAGGAGGCATGCGGCAGCGAGTCGTGATTGCGATCGCTCTTGCGTGCAATCCAAAGGTGTTAATTGCCGATGAACCGACCACCGCTTTAGATGTCACCATTCAAGCACAGATCCTGGATTTGTTAAGAGACTTACAGAAGCGGGCGGGGATGTCGGTTGTGTTTATTACGCATGATCTGGGGGTGGTCGCCCACCTCGCGGATCGAGTTGCTGTGATGTACGCAGGGAAAATGGTGGAGATCGGTACCGTTGACGAGATTTTTTATTCTCCAAAACACCCTTACACATGGGGGCTTTTAGCTTCCATGCCGCGTCCGGGTCAATCCAAAGATCCATTGTATTCCATCCCCGGCTCTCCCCCGGACCTCCTTCAACCGCCTCCAGGGGACGCTTTTGCACCGAGGAATGAATATGCACTAAATATTGATTTTCAAATGGAACCCCCCCTGTTTCCGATTTCGGATACGCACTATGCGGCTACTTGGCTTTTGCATGAAAGGGCACCTGCGATCGATCCTCCCGATATAGTAGGGAAAAAATCGAGAGAGCGGCTTCAAAGCCGCTCATGCAAAAAAGTGGCGGTAAAATCCAAGGTGCCCCTGTTACAAGTACGAAACTTGAAAAAACACTTTAAAAAAGGAAAGCAAGTGATTCAAGCGGTCGATGACATCAGCTTTGAGATCTACAGAGGGGAAACATTGGGGCTGGTCGGTGAGTCCGGCTGCGGCAAGTCGACGGTGGGGCGGACATTGATGCGCCTGTATGAAAAAACGAGTGGTCAAGTTCTATTTGACGGTGATGACGTTCATGGGAAAAAGAGTGAGGCATGGTTGGGTCAGTTTTATCGTAAGGTTCAAATGATCTTTCAAGACCCGTATTCCTCGTTAAATCCTCGTCAGACCGTTGCGGACATTGTTGCAGAAGGGCTCGACATACACGGGTTGTCTCCAGATCCAGATGAACGCATGAGAAAAATTTATCATTTGGTTGAGACAGTGGGGTTAAGTCGGGATCATGTGCATCGTTATCCTCACGAATTTAGCGGGGGACAAAGGCAGCGGATTGGTATTGCCAGGGCATTGGCGGTAGAACCGGAGCTGATCATCGCAGATGAGCCGATTTCTGCATTGGATGTCTCGATTCAGGCACAAGTGGTAAACCTGCTGAAACGATTACAAGAAGAAAAGGGCTTAACCTATTTATTTATCGCTCATGATCTTTCGATGGTTCACTATATCAGTGACCGGATCGGCGTGATGTATCGCGGGCGGTTGGTAGAGTTGGCCGATAGTGATGAACTCTACCGAAACCCGATTCATCCGTATACCCAATCGCTTCTTTCCGCGATTCCGTTGCCCGATCCGGCAACCGAAAGAAATCGGAAGCGAACGTTTTTTGATGAAAGGCGCTATATGGCAGAAGCGGAAAAGCGGGCTTTTCGAGAAATCGATGATGGGCACTGGGTTATGTGTACAGAAAAAGAGTATCAGGAGTATGTTCAAAAAGAAGCGCTCGTCTGA
- the opp3C gene encoding oligopeptide ABC transporter permease — protein MQRYDLIKLPPGDDLFCFADRKDLEKEEAIRPHISFWQDAFRRLQKNKASLMGLAVILAISFLAVFGPLFNDYGVDDQDVKRANLPPRVPVLEHVPWLGLDGTDGRGVHVYKQKEVQAYFWFGTDELGRDLWTRTWEGTRISLYIAFLAASIDLVIGVCYGSISAYYGGRIDHVMQRVIEVLVGIPNLIIIILLILILKPGIVSITLAMVITGWIGMARIVRGQVLKLKNQEFVWAARALGSKDHRLIWKHLIPNALGPIIITAMFTIPSAIFTEAFLSFIGLGLQPPVASLGTLVNDGYKILRIHPHLMIVSSMVISFIMISFNLLGDGLRDALDPKLRK, from the coding sequence ATGCAACGATATGACTTGATAAAACTCCCTCCCGGCGACGATTTATTTTGTTTCGCGGACAGAAAAGACCTGGAGAAGGAGGAAGCGATTCGACCCCATATTTCCTTCTGGCAAGACGCATTTAGGCGCCTTCAAAAAAACAAAGCGTCTCTAATGGGGTTGGCTGTGATCCTCGCCATTTCGTTTCTGGCGGTTTTTGGTCCTTTATTCAATGACTACGGGGTTGATGATCAAGATGTGAAGCGAGCCAATCTGCCTCCCAGGGTACCGGTATTGGAACATGTTCCATGGTTGGGGTTGGACGGGACGGATGGACGCGGGGTTCACGTCTATAAGCAAAAAGAAGTCCAAGCGTATTTTTGGTTTGGAACCGATGAATTGGGAAGGGATCTGTGGACGCGAACCTGGGAAGGAACACGAATATCCCTGTATATCGCTTTTCTGGCGGCCTCGATCGATTTGGTCATCGGTGTCTGTTATGGCAGTATTTCCGCGTATTACGGGGGACGGATCGATCATGTTATGCAGCGAGTCATTGAAGTGTTGGTGGGAATCCCCAACTTGATCATCATTATCTTGCTCATCTTGATTTTAAAGCCGGGAATCGTCTCGATCACGCTGGCGATGGTGATCACAGGGTGGATCGGGATGGCTCGGATTGTAAGGGGACAAGTATTAAAACTGAAAAATCAGGAATTTGTATGGGCAGCCAGAGCATTGGGGTCAAAGGATCATCGTCTGATCTGGAAACATCTGATCCCCAATGCTTTGGGACCGATCATTATCACCGCGATGTTTACCATTCCAAGTGCGATCTTTACGGAAGCTTTCCTCAGCTTTATCGGTTTGGGCTTGCAGCCGCCTGTGGCTTCACTGGGGACACTCGTCAATGACGGTTACAAAATACTTCGCATTCATCCTCACCTGATGATCGTTTCATCCATGGTAATCAGTTTCATCATGATTTCCTTTAATTTGCTTGGTGACGGTCTTCGGGACGCCTTGGATCCAAAGCTAAGGAAATAA
- the opp3b gene encoding oligopeptide ABC transporter permease, with protein sequence MGRYIIQRVTYMIITFLVIATLTFFLMVTLPGSPFNDKKMTESQKERLYERYGLDKPISVQYVLYMKNLFKGDLGVSFQYDGRSVTQIIGERIGASAILGAQALILGTAVGLLLGMVAALRHNTWLDYGSMLIAVLGLSVPSFIFAGLLQYGVGVKLGWLPVAFWEGFEYSILPTLSLAVFVVATIARFMRAEMLEVLGQDYMVLAKSKGLSDAGTLIRHGIRNALIPVVTILGPMTVSLMTGTLVIEKIFSVPGLGEQFVKSIMTNDYPVIMGVTLFYSALFISVILIVDILYGWIDPRIRLAGKE encoded by the coding sequence ATGGGGCGGTATATCATTCAGAGGGTTACCTATATGATTATTACTTTTTTAGTGATTGCGACGTTGACCTTTTTTTTAATGGTTACCTTACCGGGATCTCCCTTTAATGACAAAAAAATGACGGAATCACAAAAAGAAAGGCTGTACGAACGCTATGGATTGGATAAGCCTATTTCTGTTCAATATGTCCTCTACATGAAAAACTTGTTCAAGGGAGATTTGGGTGTCTCTTTCCAATATGACGGACGTTCAGTCACTCAAATTATCGGGGAAAGAATCGGAGCTTCCGCCATTTTGGGCGCCCAGGCACTGATTTTGGGAACGGCCGTGGGGCTGTTGTTGGGGATGGTTGCCGCCCTGCGTCATAATACATGGTTGGATTACGGTTCGATGCTGATCGCGGTGCTGGGCTTGTCCGTTCCTTCTTTTATTTTTGCAGGGTTGCTTCAATATGGAGTGGGCGTGAAGCTGGGATGGCTTCCGGTCGCTTTTTGGGAGGGATTTGAATACTCCATTCTCCCTACCCTTTCATTAGCGGTTTTTGTTGTGGCTACGATTGCCCGTTTTATGAGAGCGGAAATGTTGGAGGTTTTAGGACAGGACTATATGGTTCTTGCCAAGTCGAAGGGGTTGAGCGATGCAGGAACGTTGATTCGTCACGGAATCCGAAACGCCCTCATCCCTGTTGTGACCATTTTAGGTCCGATGACCGTCTCTTTAATGACAGGAACGTTGGTCATTGAAAAGATTTTCAGTGTGCCGGGTTTGGGTGAGCAGTTTGTAAAATCCATCATGACCAATGACTATCCCGTGATTATGGGAGTGACTTTGTTTTATAGTGCTCTCTTTATCAGTGTCATCTTGATCGTCGATATTTTATACGGGTGGATCGATCCGAGAATTCGCTTGGCGGGAAAGGAGTGA
- a CDS encoding proline racemase family protein produces the protein MEFKRHYTTVDAHVAGEPLRLITGGLPSLDGNVIGKNEDFRKKQLDSIRHLLMNEPRGHPGMVGCVKTPPASPDADFGVIFMDSEGYSAVCGHGIIAVVTMAVEMGWVETDRKNPRMVMDTSAGKIVAAAQVEGAEVTSVSFENVPSFVYVSDVPLSFPERKCTVDIAFGGAFYALVDASDLGVRVELDQLVQLKGWGRRIQEQVEFKMRIQHPLKSECTGLHGVVITDRPQKPDSDLRNVTIFSGQRVDRSPCGTGISAQMAALFQKGAVKKGEELVHESLIGSQFFTKVTRTARVDGYTGIVPSVTGRAFITGIHHFVLDPDDPLHRGFLVR, from the coding sequence ATGGAGTTCAAACGGCATTACACGACGGTTGACGCCCATGTAGCGGGAGAGCCTTTGCGCTTGATCACGGGAGGACTTCCTTCTTTGGATGGAAATGTGATAGGGAAGAATGAGGATTTCCGAAAAAAACAATTGGATTCGATTCGTCATTTGTTAATGAACGAGCCCCGCGGCCATCCGGGTATGGTTGGCTGTGTGAAGACCCCTCCAGCGAGCCCCGATGCGGATTTTGGCGTCATTTTTATGGATAGTGAGGGGTACAGCGCCGTGTGCGGACACGGAATCATCGCGGTTGTGACGATGGCCGTGGAAATGGGATGGGTGGAAACGGATCGAAAAAATCCGCGGATGGTGATGGACACCTCTGCTGGAAAAATCGTTGCCGCGGCACAGGTGGAAGGAGCAGAAGTAACGTCGGTTTCTTTCGAAAATGTACCATCCTTTGTTTATGTTTCCGATGTACCGCTTTCTTTTCCGGAACGAAAATGTACCGTGGACATTGCCTTTGGCGGAGCCTTTTATGCGCTTGTCGATGCGTCGGATTTGGGCGTACGGGTAGAACTGGATCAGTTGGTGCAACTAAAGGGTTGGGGACGGCGGATCCAGGAACAGGTGGAATTCAAGATGAGGATTCAACATCCCTTGAAAAGCGAATGTACCGGGCTGCACGGAGTGGTGATCACGGACCGTCCGCAAAAGCCGGATTCCGATTTGCGCAACGTAACTATTTTCAGCGGCCAACGGGTAGACCGTTCCCCCTGTGGAACCGGAATCAGTGCGCAGATGGCGGCCCTGTTTCAAAAAGGGGCGGTTAAAAAAGGGGAGGAGCTGGTCCATGAAAGCCTGATCGGGTCTCAATTTTTTACAAAAGTGACGAGAACGGCCCGAGTGGATGGTTATACGGGGATTGTTCCTTCCGTTACGGGGAGAGCGTTTATCACGGGGATCCATCACTTTGTTCTGGATCCTGACGATCCCTTGCACCGGGGATTTTTGGTTCGATAA
- a CDS encoding proline racemase family protein produces MRAQKMFSTVDTHTGGNPTRTVISGLPTLKGETMSEKMMHMKKEYDWVRQVLMYEPRGHDVMSGALMVDPCHPEADIGVIYIETGGYLPMCGHDTIGFCTALIETGMVEAKEPYTTLTLDTPAGLVETDIHVVNGKAKAVTFCNVPSFLYKSIEIAVEEVGLISCDIAYGGNFYAIIDARKLNLELSPSHADQIIDQAVRIRKAINQSVEVIHPESPYIKGLTHVEFFTDPIHPQADVRNTVIVPPGGIDRSPCGTGTSAKLATLYARKQIGIDEPFVHESIVGTLFQGRVLKETRVGPFPAVVSEITGSAWVMGIHTFFRHSEDEWKDGFLLIPPAEDHDADENEMEEA; encoded by the coding sequence ATGAGAGCACAAAAAATGTTTTCAACGGTGGACACTCATACCGGAGGGAATCCGACGCGAACGGTGATCAGTGGTCTTCCCACACTAAAAGGGGAGACGATGTCGGAGAAAATGATGCATATGAAAAAGGAGTATGACTGGGTTCGACAAGTGCTGATGTATGAGCCGAGAGGACACGATGTCATGTCGGGAGCGTTAATGGTGGATCCTTGTCATCCGGAAGCGGATATCGGTGTGATCTATATCGAAACAGGCGGCTATCTGCCCATGTGCGGTCATGATACGATCGGATTTTGCACGGCATTGATTGAAACCGGAATGGTTGAGGCAAAGGAGCCTTACACCACCCTCACGTTGGACACCCCTGCCGGTCTGGTGGAGACCGACATTCATGTCGTCAACGGAAAAGCCAAGGCGGTCACCTTCTGTAACGTTCCCTCCTTTCTCTACAAAAGCATTGAGATCGCGGTGGAGGAAGTGGGTCTTATTTCCTGTGATATCGCTTACGGTGGAAATTTTTATGCGATTATCGATGCGCGAAAGCTGAATTTGGAATTAAGCCCGTCTCACGCCGATCAAATTATTGATCAGGCGGTGCGGATCCGTAAGGCCATCAATCAGTCTGTTGAGGTCATTCATCCGGAATCCCCGTATATCAAAGGGTTAACCCATGTGGAGTTTTTCACGGATCCGATCCATCCACAGGCGGATGTGAGAAACACGGTGATTGTGCCGCCTGGCGGAATTGATCGTTCTCCCTGCGGGACAGGAACATCGGCCAAATTGGCAACGCTTTATGCCCGGAAACAAATCGGCATCGATGAGCCGTTTGTTCATGAAAGCATTGTCGGAACCTTGTTTCAAGGGAGAGTGTTGAAAGAAACCCGTGTGGGACCGTTCCCGGCAGTCGTGTCGGAGATTACCGGATCCGCTTGGGTCATGGGGATCCACACATTTTTTCGGCATTCAGAGGATGAATGGAAAGATGGTTTCCTGCTCATTCCTCCCGCAGAGGATCATGATGCAGATGAGAACGAGATGGAGGAAGCGTAA
- a CDS encoding NAD(P)/FAD-dependent oxidoreductase: protein MNDIRHTEVLVIGGGVIGGAIAYYVSKSGLEVTVLEKGDLASGTSSKCDGNILAIDKDPGFDSQMSLKSQQLVKQLSKDLELPFEYRAPGSMLVCESEEEMAAAKKWVDQQKKAGLSFRMLDREDLQQESPYFADDLLGGLECHTDATVNPYLLTYALFHGAEKQGAKRHVHTEVTRIQQDATGMFHIFTSRGRFTAKKVINAAGVWAPLIGAMVGVKIPIQPRKGHMVVAARHEPVGLRKVMEFGYLLSKFGGHRKVDAETKRYGVALVFEPTESQNFLIGSSRQFAGFDTRVDIRVIRSIARRAIRFYPKMADMLTIRTYAGLRPWTEDHLPIISEVDEVPGFYIAAGHEGDGISLAAVTGKLMEELIRGEAETSIPTEPLRYNRFQRKDATR, encoded by the coding sequence ATGAATGATATTCGTCATACGGAAGTGCTGGTGATCGGAGGCGGGGTGATCGGAGGGGCGATTGCCTACTATGTTTCCAAATCGGGCCTGGAAGTGACGGTACTCGAAAAAGGCGACCTGGCAAGTGGAACATCATCCAAGTGTGACGGCAATATCCTCGCGATTGATAAAGATCCGGGCTTTGACAGTCAGATGTCGTTAAAAAGCCAGCAGCTGGTAAAACAGCTGAGCAAAGACTTGGAGCTGCCTTTTGAGTACCGAGCTCCCGGCAGTATGTTGGTTTGTGAATCGGAAGAAGAGATGGCGGCTGCGAAAAAGTGGGTAGATCAGCAAAAAAAAGCGGGTCTTTCATTCCGGATGCTGGATCGGGAGGATCTCCAACAAGAATCCCCGTATTTTGCAGACGACCTGCTGGGCGGTTTGGAGTGCCACACGGATGCGACGGTCAATCCTTACCTGTTGACGTACGCCCTGTTTCATGGGGCGGAAAAACAGGGGGCAAAGCGGCATGTGCATACGGAAGTGACAAGGATTCAACAGGATGCAACCGGGATGTTTCACATCTTCACCTCCAGGGGCCGCTTTACGGCGAAAAAGGTGATCAATGCTGCGGGGGTGTGGGCTCCATTGATCGGTGCGATGGTTGGGGTGAAGATACCGATTCAACCGCGGAAAGGGCACATGGTGGTCGCCGCCAGACATGAGCCGGTAGGGCTGAGAAAAGTAATGGAATTCGGTTACCTCCTATCCAAGTTCGGCGGTCACCGAAAGGTGGATGCTGAAACAAAACGATACGGAGTGGCTTTGGTTTTTGAACCGACTGAGAGTCAAAATTTTTTGATTGGAAGCAGCCGGCAATTCGCAGGATTTGACACACGCGTCGATATTCGAGTCATTCGCTCTATAGCCAGAAGAGCGATCCGCTTTTATCCCAAGATGGCCGATATGCTGACGATTCGGACGTACGCCGGTCTTCGTCCCTGGACGGAAGATCATCTTCCCATCATTTCTGAAGTGGATGAAGTTCCCGGCTTTTACATTGCAGCGGGACATGAAGGAGACGGAATCAGTCTCGCCGCCGTAACCGGAAAATTGATGGAAGAATTGATCCGAGGAGAGGCTGAGACGTCGATTCCAACGGAACCTTTGCGATATAACCGGTTTCAAAGAAAGGACGCAACAAGATGA
- a CDS encoding sigma-54 interaction domain-containing protein — protein sequence MQHHLPCIEEMIQSDFTLIHRQDDRDWNPNRRNHEMIFMKDGDRLFYIDPRWAPLDKDVPFASIPWMECASVRADQPMKEVVALLQTFNFLLVTHESGKEIGYLSCADVLGRQFESYQYLHAYFESVIQTMDASVSLIDENKRVMVWTQGAENIFSVEKEEIIGKPITNFFDIDKLEIIKTLDTGKSLYKHQHQPRSDMVVLIHTNPIILDDRIIGAVAAETDITSQVRLNHELFKTTSKVHRLEREVAKLKPSSDPFHMIKGNSSAMKKTKEMIRKIGSTNATVLVLGESGVGKELFAKAIHDIREASDAPFIPINCGAIPPSLFESELFGYEKGAFSGADHKGKKGKIELARGGTLFLDEIGEMPFEMQVKLLRVLQEKKYFAVGGTKQVDADFRVIAATNRDLKSLVDEGKFREDLFYRLNVVTLHIPPLRERREDIIELTHYFLYEFSVRYNRPIHGISQDVMQHLLQYDWPGNIRELRNGIERLVVFATDGNIKREDLPFTQSPNKSEDFSYLSTDHASTLREELERHEKRVILESLKRVNGNKQACAKKLGISRATLYNRMNKLGIQTT from the coding sequence ATGCAACACCATTTACCCTGCATCGAAGAAATGATTCAGTCTGATTTCACCTTGATTCACAGGCAGGATGACAGGGATTGGAACCCAAACCGGCGCAATCATGAAATGATTTTTATGAAAGATGGGGACCGTTTGTTTTATATAGACCCGCGATGGGCGCCGCTGGACAAGGATGTCCCCTTTGCGTCGATCCCCTGGATGGAGTGCGCATCCGTCCGCGCCGATCAACCGATGAAGGAAGTTGTCGCTCTTCTGCAAACATTCAACTTCCTGCTAGTCACCCATGAATCCGGAAAGGAAATCGGATATCTTTCCTGCGCTGATGTTCTGGGCAGACAATTTGAGTCCTACCAATATCTCCATGCCTACTTTGAATCGGTCATCCAAACCATGGACGCATCCGTCTCCCTCATCGACGAAAATAAACGGGTCATGGTTTGGACACAGGGAGCGGAAAACATCTTTTCCGTGGAGAAGGAAGAAATTATAGGAAAGCCGATCACCAACTTTTTTGACATCGACAAGCTGGAAATCATCAAAACCTTGGACACCGGGAAATCGCTTTACAAACACCAGCATCAGCCCCGTTCCGACATGGTCGTATTAATTCATACCAACCCCATCATTCTGGACGACCGAATTATCGGTGCGGTGGCTGCCGAGACGGATATCACCAGTCAGGTCCGATTGAATCACGAATTGTTTAAAACCACATCCAAAGTGCATCGGTTGGAGCGTGAAGTCGCAAAATTAAAACCATCCTCCGATCCCTTTCACATGATCAAAGGCAACAGTTCCGCCATGAAGAAAACCAAGGAGATGATTCGAAAAATCGGCTCTACCAACGCCACTGTTCTGGTTTTAGGCGAAAGCGGTGTAGGAAAGGAATTGTTCGCCAAAGCGATTCATGATATCCGAGAAGCTTCGGATGCCCCCTTTATCCCGATCAACTGCGGGGCGATTCCTCCCTCCCTGTTTGAAAGTGAACTGTTCGGTTATGAAAAAGGAGCCTTTTCCGGTGCCGATCACAAAGGGAAAAAAGGAAAAATCGAACTGGCACGCGGCGGAACGCTCTTCCTGGATGAAATCGGGGAAATGCCCTTTGAGATGCAGGTGAAGTTGTTACGCGTCCTGCAAGAAAAAAAATATTTCGCTGTCGGCGGAACAAAACAGGTGGACGCTGATTTTCGAGTCATTGCAGCAACCAACCGGGATCTAAAATCCCTCGTCGATGAGGGGAAGTTCCGGGAAGATCTGTTTTACCGGTTAAATGTGGTAACGTTACACATCCCACCGTTGCGCGAGAGACGGGAAGACATTATCGAGTTAACCCATTATTTCCTATATGAATTCTCCGTTCGCTACAACCGTCCGATTCACGGTATATCCCAGGATGTGATGCAGCACCTGCTGCAATACGACTGGCCCGGCAATATTCGCGAATTGCGCAATGGGATCGAACGGCTGGTGGTGTTTGCCACGGATGGAAACATCAAAAGAGAAGATCTCCCCTTTACGCAGTCACCAAACAAAAGCGAGGATTTCTCTTATCTAAGTACCGACCACGCTTCCACTCTCCGGGAAGAATTGGAACGACACGAAAAGCGGGTGATTCTAGAGTCACTAAAGCGGGTAAACGGCAACAAACAAGCCTGCGCGAAAAAGCTCGGCATTTCTCGGGCGACACTGTACAACCGAATGAACAAACTGGGCATCCAAACCACATAA
- a CDS encoding (2Fe-2S)-binding protein, producing MIICRCEEVEMDTIIETLRSYSCTPRELKLRTRAGMGVCGGRTCRNLIQTLYSEVTQKHVSHSVPLKYQPPVRPLTFRELEGKK from the coding sequence ATGATCATCTGTCGATGTGAAGAAGTAGAAATGGATACAATCATAGAAACCCTCAGGTCCTATTCATGCACTCCCCGAGAACTCAAACTGCGAACCCGTGCAGGTATGGGTGTGTGCGGGGGGCGCACTTGCAGAAACTTGATCCAAACACTCTATAGTGAAGTGACCCAAAAACATGTCTCTCATTCCGTCCCCCTCAAATATCAACCGCCGGTGCGCCCCCTCACATTCAGAGAGCTGGAGGGGAAGAAATGA
- a CDS encoding (2Fe-2S)-binding protein — protein sequence MKHPGRIEQHPVLGPRKQTQPITFTLNGQPILAYEGETIAASLLANGIRILRSHEETDAPRGIYCNIGHCFECRVKVNGADHVRSCLTLVKEGLAVETKGALPTPLKEEDKR from the coding sequence ATGAAACACCCCGGAAGAATTGAACAGCATCCCGTGCTGGGGCCTCGAAAGCAGACCCAACCGATTACATTCACACTAAATGGTCAGCCGATCCTGGCCTATGAGGGAGAAACGATTGCCGCATCTCTGTTAGCCAACGGAATTCGAATATTGAGATCCCACGAAGAGACCGATGCTCCCAGAGGAATCTATTGCAACATCGGCCATTGTTTTGAATGTCGGGTTAAAGTCAACGGTGCAGACCATGTGCGGAGCTGTCTCACCCTCGTAAAGGAGGGGTTGGCGGTTGAAACAAAAGGGGCCTTACCCACCCCTTTAAAGGAGGAGGATAAACGGTGA
- a CDS encoding NAD(P)/FAD-dependent oxidoreductase gives MTVDVLIVGAGPAGLSAAIACVQHGLNVRVLDEFIKPGGRLLGQLHQEPDGTWWNGIEEARKLYETAQSLGIQVECGIPVVHLEPAEGKWLIHIPDAVIQASTVVLATGAAEKPLPVPGWTLPGVMSIGAAQVMTNVHRVRVGERGVVVGINILSAAIARELQLGGIHISGLYLPGLTPLTNHSGHPAWVMKSLLRLSHLAPSSLIRFGSRLLKADAMHALGIRLFPKSGVKMWGIPIHLRKAVLEIIGDQQVEKVKVATVTPEGDPLPGTEEEIAVDFVCIAGGLYPLAELAAIAGCPFHYFPELGGHVPVHSPRMETPQKGLYVAGNITGIESAKVAKAQGTVAGLSIVYHFQPNERSKELLEHAIQQVKQERDQAVIQFHPAIKQARTRIKHLWNHPHPDSTQSTPLP, from the coding sequence GTGACCGTCGATGTGTTGATTGTGGGGGCGGGCCCTGCCGGCCTTTCTGCCGCTATTGCCTGTGTACAACACGGATTGAACGTAAGGGTGCTGGATGAATTTATCAAGCCCGGCGGACGGTTGCTGGGCCAGCTTCATCAAGAACCTGACGGGACATGGTGGAACGGAATCGAAGAAGCCCGGAAGCTGTATGAAACGGCGCAATCCCTAGGGATTCAAGTGGAATGCGGGATCCCCGTGGTTCACCTTGAGCCGGCGGAGGGGAAATGGTTGATTCATATTCCGGATGCCGTCATTCAAGCTTCGACAGTGGTGTTGGCAACGGGTGCCGCAGAAAAACCGCTGCCTGTTCCAGGGTGGACCCTGCCGGGGGTGATGTCGATCGGAGCCGCTCAGGTGATGACCAATGTTCATCGGGTACGCGTAGGCGAGCGCGGAGTAGTGGTAGGAATCAATATCCTGTCCGCTGCGATCGCCAGAGAGTTGCAACTGGGCGGGATCCATATCAGCGGCCTCTATCTTCCTGGACTCACTCCCCTGACCAACCATTCCGGCCATCCGGCATGGGTGATGAAATCACTTCTCCGACTCTCTCATTTGGCCCCATCTTCCTTGATCCGGTTCGGCAGCCGTCTATTGAAAGCCGATGCGATGCACGCTTTAGGGATTCGTCTCTTCCCCAAATCAGGAGTGAAAATGTGGGGAATACCCATTCATCTTCGCAAAGCCGTACTGGAGATTATCGGAGACCAACAAGTGGAAAAGGTGAAAGTGGCCACCGTTACGCCGGAAGGCGATCCGCTCCCGGGTACCGAGGAGGAAATAGCCGTTGATTTCGTTTGTATAGCCGGCGGGTTATATCCATTAGCGGAGCTGGCTGCCATTGCCGGTTGTCCGTTCCACTATTTCCCCGAACTGGGCGGACATGTCCCTGTTCACAGTCCAAGAATGGAAACGCCCCAAAAGGGATTGTACGTTGCCGGCAACATCACCGGCATTGAAAGCGCCAAAGTGGCGAAAGCCCAAGGGACGGTGGCGGGGCTATCCATTGTGTATCACTTCCAGCCAAATGAAAGATCGAAAGAATTATTGGAACATGCCATTCAACAAGTCAAACAAGAGCGGGATCAGGCTGTGATACAGTTTCATCCTGCGATCAAACAAGCGCGCACCCGTATAAAACATCTGTGGAACCACCCGCATCCGGACTCTACGCAATCCACCCCTCTTCCATAA